Proteins from one Thermomicrobiales bacterium genomic window:
- the rimI gene encoding ribosomal protein S18-alanine N-acetyltransferase, translated as MSKPLPFTIEPMRLEDVPEVSRVERRCFSNPWPTAAYRRELRNLEHNYYIVLRGSDAQSVQSRDRFVDEFTENWRNLRSLGLLSFTRRAANAAPPIAGFAGMWQLYDEAHVTTIGIDVPFRGRGLGEALLLRLMDEAVRRGANVMTLEVRVSNEGAIRLYEKYGFSVHGVRPRYYSDNGEDAYLMWSPPLRDPGYLHQVDELRHSLVERLAGTLAVSPHAPVWASRRIDDRVVS; from the coding sequence ATGAGCAAGCCATTGCCGTTCACCATCGAACCGATGCGCCTCGAAGACGTTCCCGAGGTTAGCCGGGTCGAGCGCCGATGCTTCAGCAATCCGTGGCCGACCGCGGCCTATCGTCGCGAGCTGCGCAATCTCGAGCACAACTACTACATCGTGTTGCGGGGCTCCGATGCGCAATCGGTGCAATCTCGTGACCGCTTCGTCGACGAGTTCACAGAAAACTGGCGCAATTTGCGCTCGCTTGGCCTGCTGTCATTCACCCGGCGTGCGGCCAATGCGGCTCCACCGATCGCGGGATTTGCGGGCATGTGGCAGCTCTATGACGAAGCCCATGTCACGACCATCGGCATCGATGTGCCCTTTCGTGGCCGAGGGCTGGGAGAGGCGCTCCTGCTGCGGCTGATGGACGAAGCGGTGCGCCGCGGAGCGAACGTGATGACGCTCGAGGTGAGGGTCTCGAATGAGGGCGCCATCCGTCTCTACGAGAAGTATGGGTTCAGCGTGCATGGCGTGCGCCCGCGCTACTACTCGGACAATGGCGAAGACGCTTATCTGATGTGGTCTCCGCCGCTGCGAGATCCCGGCTATCTGCATCAGGTGGACGAACTCCGTCACAGCCTGGTCGAGCGGCTGGCTGGCACACTGGCAGTTTCGCCGCATGCCCCGGTATGGGCCTCGCGTCGCATCGACGATCGGGTCGTCTCGTGA
- a CDS encoding carbohydrate ABC transporter permease, with amino-acid sequence MASIEYEHPNRNRSRIDFVEILSYVGMALVVILILVPIFWMLSGSLKTNAEIMTFPPTWLPTDPQWHNYTDAWNAAPFGRFYINTIITTLAGTTLELTNACLTAYALAFLRFPAKNLIFILLLAALMIPQQVTIIPNYLTVSDILGQNWINTYQGIVLPGASVAVGTFLLRQAFMSLPGEVIQAARVDGANHLQLLWQIVLPMAKPVLVTFGLISLVAKWNDYLWPLIVTNQDRMRTLSVGISYLYQPEGVTRWGPLLAGTFFVIAPMILVYLWAQKHIIDGITAGATKS; translated from the coding sequence ATGGCTAGCATCGAGTACGAACATCCCAACCGCAATCGGTCCAGGATCGATTTTGTCGAGATCCTCTCGTACGTGGGCATGGCGCTGGTCGTCATTCTCATCCTGGTGCCGATCTTCTGGATGCTGAGCGGCTCGCTCAAGACCAATGCGGAGATCATGACCTTCCCGCCAACGTGGCTGCCAACCGACCCGCAATGGCACAACTACACCGATGCCTGGAACGCCGCCCCATTCGGTAGGTTCTACATCAACACCATCATCACGACGCTGGCTGGCACGACCCTGGAGCTCACCAATGCCTGCCTGACCGCGTATGCGCTCGCGTTCCTGCGGTTTCCGGCCAAGAATCTCATCTTCATTCTGCTGCTGGCCGCGCTGATGATTCCGCAGCAAGTCACCATCATCCCGAACTACCTGACGGTCTCCGACATCCTGGGGCAGAACTGGATCAACACCTATCAGGGGATCGTGCTGCCGGGCGCATCGGTGGCTGTCGGCACCTTCCTGTTGCGGCAAGCCTTTATGTCGCTTCCAGGGGAGGTGATCCAGGCAGCGCGGGTCGATGGCGCAAACCATCTGCAGCTGCTCTGGCAGATCGTCCTTCCGATGGCGAAGCCGGTGCTGGTGACCTTCGGGCTCATCTCGCTCGTCGCCAAGTGGAACGACTACCTCTGGCCATTGATCGTCACCAACCAGGACCGGATGCGCACCCTGTCGGTGGGCATTTCGTATCTCTACCAGCCCGAAGGGGTCACCCGATGGGGACCACTGCTCGCTGGCACATTCTTCGTGATCGCGCCGATGATTCTCGTCTATCTCTGGGCGCAGAAACACATCATCGACGGAATCACCGCTGGCGCCACCAAGAGCTAG
- the ilvD gene encoding dihydroxy-acid dehydratase: MPIGLPSQTAKRSAAIVEGIDRAANRSMYYALGYQPHDFAKPFIGIANGHSTITPCNAGLQKLVDAAAAAVEAAGGKAQTFGVPTISDGMSMGTEGMKYSLVSREVIADCIETVSGGQWLDGLVVVGGCDKNLPGGMIGIARANVPAVYVYGGTATPGVLDGEALSIVSPFEAVGACAAGTISRDQLTRVERAAIPTIGSCAGMYSANTMAAAFEAMGMSLLGSSTMTNVGKEKSDSAAKSARLLLQAVEQQLTPRTIITRRSIENATAVVMAVGGSTNAVLHLLAIARASGVEWTLDDFERVRKRVPVICDLKPSGNFMATDLHAAGGIPVVLNQLLDAGLIDGDCLTITGQSLGEELAAFSHQPIGETSVIHQLDQALYPEGHLSILFGNLAPAGAVAKTSGLRVRRMHGPARVFDDEASAMEAILGGSIESGSILVLRFLGPRGAPGMPEMLAPTSAIIGRGLGETVGLITDGRFSGGTWGMVVGHVTPEAFDGGPIALVRDGDSIEIDADRRVLSVALTEDELAERRRCWSAPAPRYQSGVLAKYAALTTTASEGALCG; this comes from the coding sequence ATGCCAATTGGGCTGCCAAGCCAGACGGCCAAACGGTCCGCCGCCATTGTCGAGGGCATCGATCGGGCGGCGAACCGCTCAATGTATTACGCACTCGGGTACCAGCCGCATGACTTTGCCAAGCCGTTCATTGGTATCGCAAATGGGCACTCCACGATCACGCCGTGCAACGCGGGTCTGCAGAAGCTCGTCGATGCCGCTGCCGCAGCCGTAGAGGCTGCGGGAGGAAAGGCTCAAACGTTTGGCGTTCCCACCATTTCCGACGGCATGTCGATGGGCACCGAGGGAATGAAATACTCGCTCGTGTCGCGCGAGGTGATCGCTGATTGCATCGAAACTGTCTCCGGCGGTCAGTGGCTCGATGGCCTGGTGGTCGTCGGTGGTTGTGACAAGAATCTGCCAGGCGGCATGATCGGCATTGCCCGCGCGAACGTTCCCGCTGTCTATGTCTACGGAGGAACCGCAACACCCGGGGTACTCGATGGAGAAGCGCTTTCGATTGTCTCGCCCTTTGAGGCAGTTGGCGCTTGCGCGGCCGGGACAATCAGCCGGGACCAACTCACCAGGGTGGAGCGCGCCGCCATTCCGACGATTGGGTCGTGCGCTGGCATGTACTCCGCCAACACCATGGCAGCAGCATTCGAGGCTATGGGGATGTCACTGCTCGGTTCCTCGACGATGACCAACGTCGGGAAAGAGAAATCAGACAGTGCAGCGAAATCCGCACGACTCTTGTTACAGGCAGTCGAGCAACAACTGACGCCGCGAACGATCATCACCCGGCGATCGATAGAAAACGCGACAGCAGTGGTCATGGCGGTGGGAGGATCGACGAACGCAGTCCTGCACCTGCTTGCGATTGCGCGCGCTTCTGGGGTCGAGTGGACGCTCGATGACTTCGAACGCGTGCGCAAGCGCGTGCCGGTGATCTGTGATCTCAAGCCCTCGGGGAACTTCATGGCGACTGACTTGCATGCAGCGGGCGGTATTCCGGTCGTGCTCAATCAGTTGCTGGACGCCGGTCTCATCGATGGTGACTGCTTGACCATTACAGGTCAATCGCTCGGGGAGGAACTCGCGGCGTTCTCACACCAGCCAATAGGAGAAACATCGGTCATTCACCAGCTAGACCAAGCGCTTTACCCAGAGGGCCATCTCTCGATTCTTTTTGGGAATCTGGCTCCGGCTGGTGCAGTTGCAAAGACCAGCGGACTCCGCGTTCGGCGAATGCATGGTCCAGCTCGCGTTTTCGATGACGAGGCTTCCGCCATGGAGGCCATACTGGGCGGATCGATCGAATCTGGTTCGATACTCGTTCTTCGCTTCCTTGGACCCCGCGGCGCCCCCGGAATGCCCGAGATGCTCGCGCCGACTTCGGCCATTATCGGACGTGGGTTGGGGGAAACGGTCGGACTGATCACGGACGGCCGATTTTCTGGCGGGACCTGGGGAATGGTCGTTGGGCATGTTACGCCCGAGGCGTTCGATGGTGGTCCTATTGCTCTTGTGCGGGACGGAGACTCGATCGAGATCGACGCTGATCGGCGGGTTCTGTCTGTCGCTCTCACCGAGGACGAGCTTGCGGAACGGCGACGCTGTTGGTCTGCTCCGGCGCCGCGCTATCAGTCTGGTGTGCTGGCGAAATATGCCGCTCTCACCACTACCGCGAGTGAAGGCGCGCTGTGCGGATGA
- a CDS encoding sugar ABC transporter permease — protein MQGSTSITLESSAAADQALPVEQTRRKRRPWSEWLLFLLFIAPNFILFGVFSYWPMIQTAYLSGVRWDMISPTKRWVGADNYRYLWNDDTFREVLVNSFWFAIGAVGGSLVLGLTIALLLNQKLHFRNFARASVFMPTLLSGAAIGIVWVYIFDPRYGILAGFLKTIGIQSPSWLGDPQWALPAVIIVYIWKNVGLATVIFLAGLQGIPRDLYEAATVDGAGRMSKFRNVTLPMLSPIMFFVVVTSILNSFQAFDIINVMTRGGPVDATNILIYYIYQQGFVAFNAGRAGAASMVLFVIMLAITLIQLRYSERKVHYG, from the coding sequence TTGCAGGGATCAACGTCAATCACGCTGGAGAGTTCCGCGGCCGCCGACCAGGCCCTGCCGGTCGAGCAGACCCGTCGCAAGCGGCGGCCCTGGTCGGAATGGCTGCTCTTCCTGCTCTTCATCGCTCCGAACTTCATCCTCTTCGGGGTCTTCAGCTACTGGCCGATGATTCAAACCGCGTACCTGAGCGGGGTGCGCTGGGACATGATCTCGCCGACTAAACGGTGGGTGGGCGCGGACAACTATCGCTACCTCTGGAACGACGACACGTTCCGCGAAGTGCTCGTGAATTCATTCTGGTTTGCCATTGGCGCCGTCGGCGGATCGCTTGTGCTCGGCCTGACGATCGCCCTGCTGCTCAACCAGAAATTGCACTTTCGCAACTTCGCCCGCGCGTCGGTCTTCATGCCGACCCTCCTCAGTGGCGCCGCCATCGGCATCGTCTGGGTCTATATCTTTGATCCGCGCTACGGCATTCTGGCCGGGTTCCTGAAGACGATCGGCATCCAGTCCCCTTCCTGGTTGGGAGATCCGCAATGGGCCCTGCCAGCCGTGATCATCGTCTACATCTGGAAAAACGTCGGTCTCGCGACCGTGATCTTCCTGGCTGGGCTGCAGGGCATCCCACGCGATCTCTACGAAGCCGCCACGGTCGACGGTGCTGGCCGCATGAGCAAGTTCCGAAATGTCACCCTGCCCATGCTGTCGCCGATCATGTTCTTCGTCGTGGTGACGTCGATCCTCAACTCCTTCCAGGCCTTCGACATCATCAACGTGATGACCCGCGGCGGACCGGTCGATGCCACCAACATCCTCATCTACTACATCTACCAACAGGGCTTTGTGGCCTTCAACGCCGGACGCGCCGGCGCGGCGAGCATGGTGCTCTTCGTCATCATGCTGGCGATTACGTTGATCCAGCTGCGTTACTCAGAGCGCAAGGTGCATTATGGCTAG
- the tsaD gene encoding tRNA (adenosine(37)-N6)-threonylcarbamoyltransferase complex transferase subunit TsaD yields MNVLGIETSCDETSAAVVRGGTEVRSNVVSSQIALHRDHGGVVPELAARAQLTAIIPVVEAALAEAKLELDEIDAIAVTRGPGLAGSLLVGANFAKALAYARSIPLVGVNHLEAHLYANWLVPPESESTQPEFPVLALLVSGGHTELMLMTGHGRYAHLGRTLDDAAGEAFDKGARLLGLGYPGGPAIQQAAIGGRTDAFALPRAWLGESNDFSFSGLKTALLREVEPYRLPDPEPEPQDDAPFRKHRPPRFAETLPVADLAASYQEAIVDVLAVKTARAAEALDIRQVVLAGGVAANRALRERLAGEVDLRAGAMLRVPALMYCTDNAAMVAAAGYFALRRGAQSGWELDVASRLPIGGSDS; encoded by the coding sequence GTGAACGTGCTCGGTATCGAAACATCGTGCGACGAGACGTCTGCCGCGGTCGTGCGCGGTGGGACCGAGGTCCGCTCGAACGTGGTTTCGTCGCAGATCGCGCTGCATCGGGACCATGGCGGGGTGGTCCCCGAACTGGCTGCCCGCGCGCAACTGACCGCCATCATTCCCGTGGTCGAGGCAGCTCTGGCCGAGGCGAAGCTGGAACTCGATGAGATCGATGCCATCGCCGTGACGCGCGGTCCGGGGTTAGCGGGATCGCTGCTCGTCGGGGCGAATTTCGCCAAGGCGCTGGCCTACGCCCGTTCGATTCCGCTCGTTGGGGTGAATCATCTCGAGGCGCATCTCTACGCGAATTGGCTGGTTCCACCTGAGTCCGAATCGACGCAGCCCGAGTTTCCCGTTCTGGCTCTGCTGGTGTCCGGCGGGCACACCGAGCTGATGCTGATGACCGGGCACGGCCGATACGCTCATCTCGGCCGCACGCTGGACGATGCCGCGGGGGAAGCATTCGACAAGGGCGCCCGACTGCTCGGTCTCGGATATCCCGGGGGCCCAGCCATCCAGCAGGCTGCCATCGGCGGGAGAACAGATGCGTTCGCGCTCCCGCGAGCGTGGCTTGGCGAGAGCAACGATTTCAGCTTCTCCGGACTGAAGACCGCGTTGCTGCGCGAGGTCGAGCCCTATCGTCTCCCCGATCCCGAGCCGGAACCCCAGGACGATGCGCCCTTCCGCAAGCACCGCCCACCGCGCTTCGCGGAGACGTTGCCGGTGGCCGATCTGGCGGCCTCGTATCAGGAAGCCATTGTCGACGTCCTGGCGGTCAAGACCGCCAGAGCGGCCGAGGCGCTGGACATCCGTCAGGTGGTGTTGGCTGGGGGTGTCGCTGCCAACCGGGCATTGCGGGAACGGCTCGCCGGTGAAGTCGATCTGCGCGCGGGGGCTATGCTTCGTGTGCCGGCGCTCATGTATTGCACCGACAATGCGGCCATGGTGGCCGCCGCCGGATACTTCGCGCTCAGACGAGGCGCGCAATCGGGCTGGGAGCTGGATGTCGCTTCCCGTTTGCCCATCGGAGGATCAGATTCGTGA
- a CDS encoding ABC transporter substrate-binding protein, whose translation MNTINRRTMLKGTAAAAAGLTVASKASKTFAAPAVIQSGPTKIVYWGSFTDQLGEAEKTLCDNFNAAQTDVALEYQYQGTYEETAQKLTAAVAAKQTPDVSLLSDVWWFKFYLNNTLAPLTDMFAAASIDTTDYVDSLFNEGVRDGQSYWVPMARSTPLFYFNRELFDGVGLPDGPANWNDLVAVAQDLVTKDGDTITRAAFAHPNGASYIAWLFQCVIWQYEGAYSDPEFNILINQENGVAAGNFYRDSVQDGWATTPDDVTTDFLNGYTASIMASTGSLGGIKRDATFDFGTCFLPEAATFGCCTGGSGLAILADKSDEQKAAAFQFVSWATAPEQTEWWSQTTGYMPVRKSAVESETMQGFFAENPNFKTAVDQLPKTKAQDSARVFIPNGDQIIGKGLERITVQGEEVQPVFDDVANTLTEEAQPVLEALAALGQ comes from the coding sequence ATGAACACGATCAATCGACGCACAATGCTCAAGGGCACGGCAGCTGCCGCCGCCGGCCTCACGGTGGCCAGCAAGGCCTCGAAGACCTTCGCCGCACCGGCGGTGATCCAGAGCGGCCCGACCAAGATCGTCTACTGGGGTTCCTTCACCGACCAGTTGGGCGAAGCGGAAAAGACGCTCTGCGACAACTTCAACGCGGCGCAGACCGATGTCGCGCTCGAGTACCAGTACCAGGGCACGTACGAGGAGACCGCGCAGAAGCTAACGGCCGCTGTGGCTGCCAAACAGACACCAGATGTTTCGCTGCTTTCTGATGTCTGGTGGTTCAAGTTCTACCTGAACAACACCCTTGCTCCGCTGACGGACATGTTCGCGGCAGCGTCGATCGATACGACCGACTATGTCGACTCCCTCTTCAACGAGGGTGTGCGCGATGGTCAGAGCTACTGGGTCCCGATGGCGCGCTCGACGCCGCTCTTCTACTTCAACCGGGAGCTGTTCGACGGCGTCGGACTCCCCGATGGGCCCGCGAACTGGAACGATCTCGTCGCGGTCGCGCAGGACCTTGTCACCAAGGACGGAGACACGATTACCCGGGCGGCGTTTGCGCACCCGAACGGCGCGTCCTACATCGCGTGGCTCTTCCAGTGCGTCATCTGGCAGTACGAAGGGGCCTACTCCGATCCCGAATTCAACATCCTGATCAACCAGGAAAACGGCGTTGCCGCTGGCAACTTCTATCGGGATTCGGTGCAGGATGGCTGGGCAACGACCCCGGACGATGTCACCACTGACTTCCTGAACGGGTACACCGCTTCGATCATGGCGTCCACGGGCAGCCTGGGCGGCATCAAGCGCGATGCCACGTTCGATTTCGGCACCTGCTTCCTGCCCGAGGCAGCGACCTTTGGCTGCTGCACCGGCGGGTCCGGACTCGCCATTCTGGCCGACAAGTCGGACGAGCAGAAGGCCGCCGCGTTCCAGTTCGTCTCCTGGGCCACCGCCCCGGAGCAGACCGAATGGTGGTCGCAGACCACAGGCTACATGCCGGTGCGCAAGTCGGCGGTCGAAAGCGAAACCATGCAGGGATTCTTCGCCGAGAACCCGAACTTCAAGACCGCGGTCGATCAGCTTCCCAAGACCAAGGCGCAGGACTCGGCCCGCGTCTTCATCCCCAACGGTGACCAGATCATCGGCAAGGGTCTCGAGCGGATCACGGTCCAGGGCGAGGAAGTGCAGCCCGTCTTCGACGACGTTGCCAATACCCTCACGGAAGAGGCCCAGCCGGTCCTCGAAGCCCTGGCAGCGCTGGGACAATAG
- the tsaB gene encoding tRNA (adenosine(37)-N6)-threonylcarbamoyltransferase complex dimerization subunit type 1 TsaB, which yields MATFGTNERANSKRSWVAAIDTSSDRAGVALFDGSEVAVLAWMAHRNHTVDTLAQLDHVLRLSGLALHQLDGVAVATGPGSFSALRVGASIAKGIVFSLGAPLVGIPTTRAIAASVTCVDRPVIAVMPAGRGRVVWSKCADGALEPPRNTTVEELRAVAHAEQAVVASESALSGIGDVVVIPAGARVEQIARLGWERILQGERDDPAMLEPIYAHGRRSMDAVPG from the coding sequence ATGGCAACTTTCGGGACCAACGAGCGAGCGAATTCGAAGCGATCCTGGGTGGCGGCAATCGACACATCCAGCGACCGCGCCGGTGTTGCGCTCTTCGACGGCAGCGAAGTTGCCGTGCTTGCCTGGATGGCTCATCGCAATCATACGGTCGACACGCTGGCCCAGCTCGACCACGTGCTCCGGTTGTCTGGATTGGCATTGCACCAGCTCGATGGTGTGGCCGTCGCGACCGGGCCGGGGTCGTTTTCCGCTCTTCGGGTGGGGGCGAGCATCGCCAAGGGCATCGTCTTTTCGCTTGGCGCGCCGTTGGTTGGTATTCCAACCACTCGCGCAATCGCCGCCAGCGTGACCTGCGTCGATCGCCCCGTGATCGCTGTCATGCCGGCGGGCCGAGGACGCGTCGTCTGGAGCAAATGCGCTGATGGCGCGCTCGAACCGCCCCGAAACACCACAGTGGAGGAGCTGCGCGCGGTGGCGCATGCCGAGCAAGCGGTTGTTGCCAGCGAGTCCGCGTTGAGTGGCATCGGAGACGTCGTGGTGATCCCTGCGGGAGCGCGCGTCGAGCAGATTGCGCGGTTGGGCTGGGAGCGCATTCTCCAGGGCGAGCGGGACGATCCTGCGATGCTCGAGCCGATCTATGCCCATGGCCGCCGATCGATGGATGCCGTACCCGGATGA